Genomic window (Chloroflexota bacterium):
GCCGGACTCGACGGTCATCTCGGAGAACGCCTTGCCGATCGGGTCTGGCAAGGCCGCGACAGATTCCAGGCCAGCCGCCATGTCGCGCAGGCGGGCCTCGGTGAGGGTCAGCCGGTCCACCTTGGCGCTGCCCATGCCGTTCGCCTTCGCGGCGGCCACGTCGCGGGCGTTCGCTTCCAGAATCCGGTCCTGCTGCTCGATCAGCCCTCGGGCCATCGCCTGGATGGCACGGGTCTTCTGCTCCGGGGTGCAGCTCCGGAGCGCGACGGCGGCATCTCGGGCGCGCTCTGCCAACTGGCGGATGGTGATAGTCGCGTGCAGCTCGATCATGCTCGCTCCAGACTCAGAGGCGCACCATGTTGTTCCGGTGGATGACCTCGTCGAAGATTTTACCGTCCAGCAGGCCCGCGATCTCCGAAGATTGTTTGCCCATGATCTGGCGTACCTGTTCGGCGGAGTAGTTGGTCAACCCTTTGGCGATCCGCCGGCCCCCATGCGTCACGACGACGGGGTCACCCTCGGTGAACGCGCCGTCGCAGCCGACGATGCCGGCCGGCAGCAGGCTGCGGCCCTGCTGTTCGAGGGCTCGGGCCGCGCCCGCGTCCACCTCCAGCGTGCCCATCTCGTTCGTGGCGTGGGCGATCCAGCGCTTGCGGTGATCCATGCGGTCGCCGCGCGGCCGGAAGATGGTGCCGTTCACGTCGCCGCGCAGGATGTCGAGCAGCGAGGCCTTCTTGCCGTCCACGACGACGAGCATCCCGCCGACGCTGGTGACGATCTTCGCCGCGCGGACCTTGGTCATCATGCCGCCGACGCCGACCGCCGAATCGGTGGGGGCGGCCAGCGCCTCGATCTCCGGCGTGACCTCGTCCACGATGGGGATCCGGCGGGCGGATGGATCGCGGCTGGGATTGGCAGTGTACAGGCCGTCCACATCCGAGAGGATGACGGTCAGCGTGGCGTCCACCACGTTCGAGACGAATGCGCCGAGGGTGTCGTTGTCCCCGAAGCGGATCTCGTCCACCGAGATGCTGTCGTTCTCGTTGATGACGGGCAGCACCTTGCGGTCGTGCAGGGCGGCCAGCATGTTACGGAGGTTCAGGTAGCGCCGCCGGTCCTGGAAATCGTCGTGGGTGAGCAGCAACTGGGCCACCACGTAGCCGCGCCGGGCCAGGATCTCGTTGTAGGCCTGCATCAGCAGGCTCTGGCCGACGGCGGCGCAGGCCTGCAGGTCCGGGATGGTGACCGGGCGCTTCTTGAAGCCGAGCGGCGCCAGCCCGGCGGCGATGGCCCCTGACGAGACGAAGATGACCCGATGTCCCTGCTCGCGCGCGTCGATCATCTCGTTGAGAAGGCGCTCGATGTTCGGGCGATCCAGGGCCGCGGTGCCCGAAAGCAGATTGCTGCTGCCGGCTTTGACGACGATCGTGTGCCTGCTCATGACAGCGTTGGTTGTAGCACGCAGGGACATCATCTTCAGCACACCGGGGCGTGTACCGCACCGAACAGTCACGGCGGCAGATTGCTGCTACGATGGCCGCCACTGACGCACCGTGTGAGGGTGGAGGATACTCGTGGCTGCTTACATCATCGCCGAGGTCGCCGTGACCGACCCAGCGGGCTACGAAGCGTACAAGAACGCCGTCGAGGCGACCATCGCCCAGTACGGCGGGCGCTACACGGTGCGCGGCGGGCAGGCCGAAGCGCTGGAGGGCGATGCACCGCGCGGTCGGCTGGTGGTGCTGGAGTTCGACAGCTACGAGCAGGCGAAGGCGTGGTACGACTCGCCGGAGAACCGTGAGGTCAAGAAGATCCGCCACGCGACGGCGACCAGCCGCCTGCTGCTGGTGGACGGCTATACCGTCTAGCAGAACCGCACATGGGGGTGGTCCGGCGCGGGGTAGCGCACGGCGCTGGCGCATGCGTCGAGCCTCCCAGTAGGCGTACGGGTGTCGTTCTTGCAAACGGAGGTGCTTCGGTGAGTGGCGACGTTCGTGGCGGCGTTCCGTTCTACGACCGAGCGTACGAGGGGTTCGAGCTTGATGCGCGGGCGCGTGTTCGTCAGGCGACGTACGGCGAGGATCTCGGGCAGAATAGCTGGCTCACCGCGGAGGAGTGGCGGACGTTCGCAGGTTGGCTGGGCATTGGTACGGGGACGCGTGTCCTGGACGTGGCTTGCGGCTCGGGAGGTCCGGCCCTCTACTTCTCGCGGGGACTCGGGGCCGACATCACCGGAGTGGATCACAATCCAGCAGGTGTGGCGGCGGCCACTCGTCAGGCAGAACAGCAGGGACTGACCGAGCGGGCGCGGTTCACGGTGGCGGACGCTTCGCAGCGGCTGCCTTTCGAGGACGGACGATTTGATGCTGTGGTGTGCATCGATGCCATCAGCCACCTGCCTGGACGCCTGGATGTCCTCCGGGATTGGAGGCGTCTTCTCAAGCCAGGAGGGCGACTTCTCTTCACGAATCCGATCACCATCACCGGGCTGTTGACAAAGGAGGAGATGGAGATCCGCAGCTCCATCGGGTTCTTCTTGTTTGCCGCGCCCGGTGTGGACGAGCGGCTGCTACGAGAAACCGACTTCGACGTGCTGCGGGTGGAAGACACAACGATGCAGATGGCAACGGTGGCGAAGCGGTGGCTCGACGCGCGTGCCGTCGATCGTAAGGATCTGCTGGCAGATGAGGGGCCGGAGACCTACGAGAGTACCCAGCGGTTCCTGACGGTGGCGCACACCATTGCGGCTGAGGGACGGCTCTCGCGCTTCGCCTTCCTGGCCCAGAAGCCCGGGTGAGGGCTGCGATCAGTCGTCCTCGAGCATCCCGCCGCCGACCTGGGGCGCTTCGGCGAGTCCGGCT
Coding sequences:
- the proB gene encoding glutamate 5-kinase; translated protein: MSRHTIVVKAGSSNLLSGTAALDRPNIERLLNEMIDAREQGHRVIFVSSGAIAAGLAPLGFKKRPVTIPDLQACAAVGQSLLMQAYNEILARRGYVVAQLLLTHDDFQDRRRYLNLRNMLAALHDRKVLPVINENDSISVDEIRFGDNDTLGAFVSNVVDATLTVILSDVDGLYTANPSRDPSARRIPIVDEVTPEIEALAAPTDSAVGVGGMMTKVRAAKIVTSVGGMLVVVDGKKASLLDILRGDVNGTIFRPRGDRMDHRKRWIAHATNEMGTLEVDAGAARALEQQGRSLLPAGIVGCDGAFTEGDPVVVTHGGRRIAKGLTNYSAEQVRQIMGKQSSEIAGLLDGKIFDEVIHRNNMVRL
- a CDS encoding DUF1330 domain-containing protein translates to MAAYIIAEVAVTDPAGYEAYKNAVEATIAQYGGRYTVRGGQAEALEGDAPRGRLVVLEFDSYEQAKAWYDSPENREVKKIRHATATSRLLLVDGYTV
- a CDS encoding methyltransferase domain-containing protein; translated protein: MSGDVRGGVPFYDRAYEGFELDARARVRQATYGEDLGQNSWLTAEEWRTFAGWLGIGTGTRVLDVACGSGGPALYFSRGLGADITGVDHNPAGVAAATRQAEQQGLTERARFTVADASQRLPFEDGRFDAVVCIDAISHLPGRLDVLRDWRRLLKPGGRLLFTNPITITGLLTKEEMEIRSSIGFFLFAAPGVDERLLRETDFDVLRVEDTTMQMATVAKRWLDARAVDRKDLLADEGPETYESTQRFLTVAHTIAAEGRLSRFAFLAQKPG